One region of Xylanibacillus composti genomic DNA includes:
- a CDS encoding ABC transporter substrate-binding protein — protein sequence MKKTWIILLSFALVVILAAGCGNSGNQSGTQGGEQQSNGGQEQNQESPQTLKNVTVMLDWAPNTNHTGMYVAQSNGYYAEEGLDVTIISAGETGVETAVAAGNVEFGVSYQENVTVARTSESPILIVSIAAVIQHNTSGFASPADKGIVSPKDFEGKVYGGWGSPSEIATIQSVMQAAGADYDQLTVLDTGYTEFFTAVEKDIDFGWIYYGWDGVQAELKDVPLNMIYLRDLSEKLDYYTPVLIASERMIENDADTVRAFLAATSKGYAYAIEHPEEAADLLLNAEPDLDAELVKASQVWLADQYQADASRWGEQKLEVWKNYADWMLEHELLEQELNAEQAFTNEFLPE from the coding sequence ATGAAGAAGACTTGGATTATCCTGCTCTCTTTCGCCTTGGTCGTCATACTGGCGGCAGGCTGCGGGAACAGCGGGAACCAGAGTGGAACACAGGGCGGGGAACAGCAGTCGAACGGGGGACAAGAACAGAATCAAGAATCGCCCCAAACCTTAAAGAACGTCACTGTCATGCTGGATTGGGCACCCAATACGAACCACACGGGCATGTATGTGGCGCAAAGCAACGGATATTATGCAGAGGAAGGACTTGACGTTACGATCATTTCTGCAGGCGAAACAGGCGTAGAAACGGCTGTGGCAGCAGGCAATGTAGAGTTCGGCGTCAGCTATCAAGAGAACGTGACCGTTGCCAGAACGAGCGAAAGCCCGATTCTGATCGTATCGATCGCGGCAGTCATTCAGCATAACACATCCGGCTTCGCATCCCCGGCTGACAAAGGCATTGTGTCGCCGAAGGACTTTGAGGGCAAGGTGTACGGGGGTTGGGGCTCTCCGTCCGAAATTGCGACGATTCAATCGGTTATGCAAGCAGCAGGCGCCGACTATGACCAGCTGACTGTTCTGGATACTGGTTATACGGAGTTTTTCACAGCGGTTGAGAAGGATATCGACTTCGGTTGGATCTACTACGGCTGGGACGGCGTGCAGGCCGAGCTGAAGGATGTGCCTCTCAACATGATCTACCTGCGCGACCTCTCCGAAAAACTGGACTATTATACGCCGGTGCTCATCGCCAGCGAGCGAATGATCGAAAACGACGCGGACACAGTACGGGCATTCCTGGCAGCTACCTCCAAAGGTTACGCCTACGCAATCGAGCATCCTGAAGAAGCTGCGGACCTCCTGCTGAATGCCGAGCCTGACCTGGACGCCGAACTGGTGAAGGCGAGCCAAGTTTGGCTGGCGGACCAATACCAAGCCGATGCGTCTCGCTGGGGCGAACAGAAGCTTGAAGTATGGAAAAACTATGCGGATTGGATGCTCGAGCATGAATTGCTGGAGCAGGAGCTGAACGCTGAACAAGCGTTTACTAATGAGTTTTTGCCGGAGTAA
- a CDS encoding thiamine-binding protein: protein MANALVSIQILPKTKNNEDIIPYVDRAISVIQASGVNYRVGPLETTMEGELANLLDIVKQMNEEMIAYGSPNVISQVKIYYNPAGASMDKLTEKYDG, encoded by the coding sequence ATGGCCAATGCACTAGTCAGCATTCAAATTTTACCGAAAACCAAGAACAATGAGGACATCATCCCCTATGTAGACCGGGCGATCTCCGTTATTCAGGCATCCGGCGTCAACTACCGGGTCGGCCCGCTGGAAACGACAATGGAAGGCGAGCTCGCCAACCTGTTGGACATCGTCAAGCAAATGAACGAGGAAATGATTGCGTACGGCAGCCCCAATGTCATCTCGCAGGTGAAGATCTACTACAATCCTGCCGGGGCTTCCATGGACAAGCTGACAGAAAAATACGACGGGTAA
- a CDS encoding cytochrome c oxidase subunit 2A, whose protein sequence is MSDPVMTKGSTEARKPVEQQTAKEPTLKGTFVSVMILGGFLAVSWLLVFFLFLARQ, encoded by the coding sequence ATGTCAGATCCTGTAATGACGAAGGGCAGCACGGAGGCGCGCAAGCCTGTAGAGCAGCAGACTGCCAAAGAGCCGACGTTAAAGGGGACATTCGTGTCCGTCATGATACTGGGCGGGTTTTTGGCGGTATCGTGGCTGCTGGTCTTCTTTTTATTTCTGGCCAGACAATAA
- a CDS encoding YheC/YheD family endospore coat-associated protein, whose amino-acid sequence MEQPRVGVLISNRVYRKMWNGEKDRERLDFYVEAAARSGVQLCFMRLADISLDRLEATACLPGPQGYERKRIPLPFVIHNRTLYFKQASKLKLNKLSELCVVFNGGNRYGKVYIHDLLMENDALRPHLPGTKRATRATLRQWMKHYDEIILKPDSSSIGKGIYKLKKSGSAWLFQPASAGNGRARRRIRFRKKLPPSLLKLIRSRPYVVQQCLPLAHYDDKPFDIRVSVQKDETGEWQVTGMAVKVAAKGKFVTNVAQGGAVYQLEHVLQALPHLNTNQVEQDLQAFSLSVAEQLDKHLPNLADIGLDVGITSQGFPVFIECNNRDLRYSFDKAGLPDAWRSTYANPIGYAVYLIQQAARKYVQRPG is encoded by the coding sequence ATGGAGCAACCTCGAGTAGGAGTTTTAATCAGCAATCGCGTATATCGTAAAATGTGGAATGGGGAGAAGGACCGGGAAAGACTTGATTTCTATGTGGAAGCGGCCGCACGCTCCGGCGTACAGCTCTGTTTCATGCGACTCGCTGATATATCGCTGGACCGTCTGGAGGCGACAGCCTGCCTTCCCGGACCGCAAGGATACGAGCGAAAACGAATCCCATTGCCGTTCGTGATTCATAATCGCACCTTGTACTTTAAGCAGGCGTCCAAATTAAAGCTGAACAAACTGTCCGAGCTCTGCGTGGTGTTTAACGGGGGAAACCGCTACGGAAAAGTCTATATTCATGATTTGCTGATGGAGAATGACGCCTTGCGTCCCCATCTTCCGGGAACGAAGAGGGCAACGCGCGCCACGCTTCGCCAGTGGATGAAGCACTATGATGAAATTATTCTCAAGCCGGACAGCAGCAGTATAGGCAAAGGGATTTACAAGCTCAAGAAGAGCGGGAGCGCTTGGCTGTTTCAACCGGCTTCCGCCGGCAATGGACGGGCCAGACGGCGCATCCGCTTCCGCAAGAAACTGCCGCCAAGCCTGCTCAAGCTCATCCGTTCGCGGCCCTATGTTGTTCAGCAGTGTCTGCCGCTCGCCCATTATGACGACAAGCCGTTCGACATTCGCGTATCCGTACAAAAGGATGAAACCGGCGAATGGCAGGTGACCGGCATGGCGGTGAAAGTAGCAGCCAAAGGAAAATTCGTGACCAACGTTGCCCAAGGAGGGGCCGTTTATCAGCTTGAACATGTCCTGCAGGCACTCCCGCATCTGAACACCAATCAGGTGGAGCAGGATCTGCAAGCCTTCTCCCTTAGCGTTGCCGAACAATTGGATAAGCACTTGCCCAACCTGGCGGATATCGGGCTTGATGTCGGCATTACCAGCCAAGGTTTTCCTGTATTTATTGAATGCAACAATCGGGATCTTCGTTACAGCTTTGATAAGGCAGGATTGCCGGATGCCTGGCGATCCACCTATGCCAACCCGATCGGCTACGCTGTGTATCTGATCCAGCAAGCAGCCCGCAAATATGTACAGCGGCCGGGCTAA
- a CDS encoding cytochrome c oxidase subunit II — protein sequence MHIHKLEKIWLAFGIAMLIVFLVVLGVSTFSMGMAPPSHSHAIDPEQVDTTPPFDQPGLKQVGENEYEAVMIAYVFGYKPNDLVVPVGATVHFTVTSPDVVHGFAIPNTNVNMMIVPGEVSHITHTFDEPGEYLVLCNEYCGGGHEFMKTVITVQ from the coding sequence GTGCATATTCACAAGTTGGAGAAAATTTGGCTCGCCTTCGGGATTGCCATGCTGATCGTATTTCTTGTCGTCCTGGGCGTATCGACATTCTCGATGGGCATGGCCCCGCCAAGCCATTCCCATGCTATTGATCCGGAACAGGTCGACACGACGCCTCCCTTCGACCAGCCGGGTCTGAAGCAGGTAGGTGAGAACGAATATGAAGCGGTTATGATCGCCTATGTTTTTGGCTACAAGCCGAACGATCTCGTCGTGCCTGTTGGAGCAACCGTGCATTTCACCGTGACCAGCCCGGATGTTGTTCACGGGTTTGCCATCCCGAATACGAATGTGAACATGATGATCGTGCCGGGAGAGGTCAGCCACATTACACACACCTTTGACGAGCCGGGAGAATATCTGGTGCTCTGCAATGAATACTGCGGCGGCGGGCATGAATTTATGAAAACCGTCATTACCGTGCAATAG
- a CDS encoding b(o/a)3-type cytochrome-c oxidase subunit 1, with amino-acid sequence MNKMEHQFDRRDSRLVITHIVFAFIALLIGGIAGLLQGLVRGGMIQLPAGIGYYQLLTAHGVLMALVFTTFFIIGFLYSAAAKTLGGKLLPVARNLGWLGFMHMAFGTLLATVMILLNKATVLYTFYAPMKASPFFYVALVFVVVGSWMSGFGLFYQYRVWRREHKGKLSPLLAFMAVVTMLMWQIATIGVALEVLLQLIPWSFGWVETINVMLSRTLFWYFGHPLVYFWLLPAYMCWYVMIPKIIGGKIFSDALARLSFILFLLFSIPVGFHHQLMEPGISPFWKYLQVVLTFMVVIPSLMTAFSLFATFEISGREKGAKGLFGWWKMLPWKDVRFFAPFVGMLVFIPAGAGGLINASNQMNAVVHNTLWVTGHFHLTVATSVALTFFGITYWLVPAMAGRTLTPRMNQLGIIQTILWAIGMFFMSGSMHTVGLFGSPRRTAYTTYGEHPDAVFWMPYHVAMAIGGTILFVAVLLMIYNLFALMRTPQGYTEYPVAEVTEHAEATPRLFERWGVWISLVVVLILLAYTVPVMDMIRHDVPGSKGFVTW; translated from the coding sequence ATGAACAAGATGGAGCATCAATTTGACCGCAGAGATTCCAGACTTGTGATTACCCATATTGTATTTGCATTTATCGCCTTGTTGATTGGCGGCATTGCCGGTCTCCTGCAGGGGCTGGTGAGGGGCGGCATGATCCAGCTGCCTGCCGGAATCGGCTACTATCAGCTGCTTACCGCACATGGTGTGCTGATGGCTTTGGTTTTCACGACCTTTTTCATTATCGGCTTTCTATACTCTGCCGCTGCGAAGACGCTGGGCGGCAAGCTACTGCCAGTAGCCCGAAACCTGGGCTGGCTTGGATTCATGCATATGGCGTTCGGGACGCTGCTTGCAACAGTCATGATCCTGCTGAACAAGGCGACCGTGCTGTATACGTTTTATGCGCCGATGAAGGCATCGCCCTTCTTCTATGTGGCGCTGGTATTCGTCGTTGTAGGAAGCTGGATGAGCGGGTTCGGCCTGTTCTACCAGTATCGGGTATGGAGAAGGGAACACAAGGGCAAGCTTTCCCCGCTGCTGGCTTTCATGGCCGTAGTGACCATGCTGATGTGGCAAATCGCCACGATTGGCGTAGCCCTGGAGGTGCTGCTGCAGCTTATCCCGTGGTCTTTCGGCTGGGTAGAGACGATTAACGTCATGCTGAGCCGTACCCTGTTCTGGTATTTTGGCCATCCGCTTGTGTACTTCTGGCTGCTGCCGGCCTATATGTGCTGGTATGTCATGATTCCCAAAATCATTGGCGGGAAGATTTTCAGCGACGCGCTGGCCAGATTGTCCTTTATCTTGTTCCTGCTGTTCTCCATACCCGTTGGCTTCCACCATCAATTAATGGAGCCCGGCATTTCGCCCTTCTGGAAATACCTGCAGGTAGTGCTTACCTTTATGGTAGTCATCCCGTCGTTGATGACGGCCTTCTCCTTATTCGCCACTTTCGAGATCAGCGGCAGAGAGAAGGGGGCGAAGGGCCTGTTCGGTTGGTGGAAAATGCTTCCGTGGAAAGACGTGAGATTTTTTGCGCCCTTTGTCGGGATGCTGGTTTTCATTCCGGCAGGCGCTGGCGGACTGATCAATGCGAGCAATCAGATGAATGCCGTTGTGCACAACACCTTATGGGTAACGGGACACTTTCATTTGACTGTCGCGACAAGCGTGGCCTTGACCTTCTTCGGCATCACGTATTGGCTCGTGCCGGCGATGGCCGGCCGCACGCTGACGCCGCGGATGAATCAGCTGGGAATCATTCAGACGATCCTGTGGGCGATCGGCATGTTCTTCATGTCGGGCTCCATGCATACCGTCGGCCTGTTCGGCTCGCCGCGCAGAACAGCATACACGACCTATGGCGAACACCCGGATGCCGTGTTCTGGATGCCGTACCATGTGGCTATGGCAATCGGAGGCACGATATTGTTCGTCGCGGTTTTGCTGATGATATACAACCTGTTCGCGCTGATGCGGACGCCACAAGGCTATACGGAGTATCCGGTCGCCGAAGTGACGGAGCACGCCGAGGCGACGCCGCGTCTGTTCGAACGGTGGGGGGTATGGATCTCGCTCGTTGTCGTGCTGATCCTGCTGGCTTACACGGTTCCCGTCATGGACATGATCCGGCATGATGTCCCTGGCTCCAAGGGCTTTGTGACCTGGTAA
- a CDS encoding ABC transporter permease, translating to MKMRAFLYKWWPPALVLALLLIGWQAAVDISGVEKWHVPSPVDVAQEWVKSYPQVLAHTWVTVKVMLAGTSIGIIVGIAGALLLHVSPFMNRAFYPLMILSQNIPIIVLSMLLIFWFGFGLTPKIVIIVLVCFFPVLVATMNGLAQTDRSMRSYMLMTGATRMQLLFKLELPYSLPYLFAGVKIAATYSVMGAVIAEWVGGSQGIGKFMMLSYASFRMDRVFVSVMVIIVLSLLMVGLSRLLEWRFTRWKASSLARGNQGGDRP from the coding sequence ATGAAGATGCGCGCATTTCTTTACAAATGGTGGCCTCCGGCACTGGTCTTGGCGCTGCTTCTGATTGGTTGGCAGGCTGCCGTGGACATTTCCGGCGTCGAGAAGTGGCATGTGCCCTCTCCCGTTGACGTTGCGCAAGAATGGGTGAAAAGCTATCCGCAGGTGCTTGCGCATACCTGGGTGACGGTTAAGGTGATGCTGGCCGGAACGTCGATCGGCATCATCGTCGGCATTGCGGGCGCTCTGCTGCTGCACGTCTCTCCATTCATGAATCGGGCTTTCTATCCGCTCATGATACTGTCGCAGAACATTCCCATCATCGTGCTAAGCATGCTGCTTATTTTCTGGTTCGGGTTCGGCTTGACGCCCAAGATCGTCATCATCGTACTGGTCTGCTTCTTTCCCGTGCTTGTCGCTACTATGAACGGACTCGCACAGACCGATCGGTCAATGCGCAGCTACATGCTGATGACTGGCGCCACCCGCATGCAGCTCCTGTTCAAGCTGGAGCTGCCTTATTCGCTGCCTTATTTGTTCGCAGGGGTAAAGATCGCCGCTACCTACAGTGTCATGGGAGCAGTCATTGCCGAATGGGTCGGCGGCAGCCAAGGCATCGGCAAATTCATGATGCTTTCTTACGCCTCATTCCGCATGGATCGGGTGTTTGTCAGCGTTATGGTCATTATCGTACTCAGCCTTCTCATGGTCGGCTTGTCCCGGCTGCTGGAATGGCGATTTACCCGCTGGAAGGCAAGCAGCCTGGCCAGAGGCAATCAAGGAGGTGACAGACCGTGA
- a CDS encoding ABC transporter ATP-binding protein → MSARTGHQNLEPAGPAAVKVQFEGIVKTFQEGGRQTRVLDGIDLHAREGEFVSILGPSGSGKSTLFLLLGGLYRPDQGRIVLDGRDISGERGLVSYMPQDSAMFPWRTVEQNAALPLQLDGVPARKALATARDALQKAGLNGYEKALPHQLSGGMQQRVAFVRALLGARDVMCLDEPFAALDALTRQEMQHWLLRQWEQERRTVLFVTHSIEEALYLSDRLYVLSAKPTRVLQEIEVPFPRPRDQRLLLDPAFAALRGELYELLLSAKEQEESRHD, encoded by the coding sequence GTGAGCGCGAGAACAGGACATCAAAACCTGGAGCCCGCCGGTCCGGCAGCCGTCAAAGTCCAATTCGAAGGCATCGTGAAAACATTTCAAGAAGGGGGCCGTCAGACGCGCGTGCTGGACGGCATCGATCTTCATGCCCGCGAAGGGGAATTTGTTTCCATACTGGGACCGTCAGGCAGCGGCAAGAGCACGCTGTTTCTGCTGCTGGGTGGCCTCTACCGCCCCGATCAAGGCCGCATTGTACTGGATGGCCGCGACATCTCCGGCGAGCGCGGACTCGTCAGCTATATGCCGCAGGACAGCGCCATGTTTCCTTGGCGGACAGTGGAACAGAACGCTGCCCTTCCGCTCCAGCTGGACGGGGTTCCAGCAAGGAAAGCGCTGGCGACCGCGCGGGATGCGTTGCAAAAAGCCGGACTGAACGGCTACGAAAAGGCTCTCCCGCATCAGCTTTCCGGCGGCATGCAGCAGCGCGTTGCATTCGTGCGGGCTCTGCTTGGCGCAAGAGACGTCATGTGCCTGGATGAGCCTTTCGCCGCTCTGGATGCGCTTACCAGGCAGGAAATGCAGCATTGGCTGCTGCGGCAGTGGGAACAAGAGCGGAGAACCGTCCTGTTCGTCACCCACAGCATTGAGGAGGCCTTATACTTGTCCGACCGCCTCTATGTCCTGTCAGCCAAGCCAACCCGCGTGCTGCAGGAGATCGAAGTGCCGTTCCCGCGGCCGCGAGATCAGCGCCTGCTGCTTGATCCCGCATTTGCCGCATTGCGGGGAGAACTGTACGAATTGTTGCTATCCGCGAAGGAACAGGAGGAATCCCGCCATGATTGA
- a CDS encoding TatD family hydrolase gives MIDAHIHLDMYEDSQLTDMLAPLMQASNGPRTEAMQVTGLITVSSQLESCRRNLQIAKRYPGLVHPAFGFHPEQPLPDDAAAADLFQWMRKHADDMVAIGEVGLPYYTALEKRRAGERFDAEPYQELLEQFVRLAGELNKPIVLHAVYEDAAAACELLEKYNVSHAHFHWFKASRLVTERIIANQYSVSFTPDICYEPDIRQLAAVMPIDKVMAETDGPWPFEGPFKGQATVPRMAQRVIQEIAGLKRCSFQEAHALITQNTASFYRLPPF, from the coding sequence ATGATTGACGCCCATATTCATTTGGATATGTACGAGGACAGCCAATTGACAGACATGCTGGCACCGCTCATGCAAGCAAGCAACGGTCCGCGGACGGAAGCCATGCAGGTGACAGGGCTGATCACCGTATCCAGTCAACTGGAATCCTGCCGCCGCAACCTTCAGATCGCTAAGCGCTATCCCGGCCTCGTCCATCCCGCTTTCGGCTTTCATCCGGAGCAGCCTCTTCCCGATGATGCTGCCGCCGCTGATTTGTTCCAGTGGATGCGCAAGCATGCCGACGATATGGTCGCAATCGGTGAAGTCGGACTTCCTTATTACACTGCGCTCGAGAAGCGTCGAGCAGGCGAGCGCTTCGACGCCGAACCTTATCAAGAACTGCTGGAGCAATTCGTACGGTTGGCCGGCGAGTTGAACAAGCCCATTGTGCTGCATGCCGTTTACGAAGACGCAGCTGCCGCCTGCGAGCTGCTGGAAAAGTACAATGTCAGCCACGCCCATTTTCATTGGTTCAAGGCCTCCCGCCTTGTGACCGAACGCATCATTGCCAATCAATACAGCGTCTCCTTCACGCCGGACATCTGCTATGAGCCGGACATTCGGCAATTAGCCGCCGTTATGCCGATCGACAAAGTGATGGCCGAAACGGACGGTCCGTGGCCCTTCGAAGGCCCATTCAAGGGTCAGGCCACCGTCCCCCGCATGGCCCAGCGTGTCATTCAGGAAATTGCCGGCTTGAAGCGCTGCTCCTTCCAGGAAGCGCACGCCCTCATTACTCAAAACACCGCCTCCTTTTACCGGCTTCCCCCATTTTGA
- the pflB gene encoding formate C-acetyltransferase, which translates to MSKEKQGRRNPWEGFASGKWMERIDAADFIEKNLTPYYGDESFLAGPTASTNKLWEIVRELTRRERENGGVLNVDTATPSTITAFKPGYLDKSLEQIVGLQTDEPFKRAVQPYGGIRMVVDAAEAYGFPIPEDLVRLFTDIRKTHNQGVFDAYTEEMRIARKAGIITGLPDAYGRGRIIGDYRRVALYGIDRLIEAKLQDLQQLESGAMTEALIRLREEHSEQIRALRELKEMALGYGYDLSGPATNAKEAIQWLYFAYLGAIKEQNGAAMSLGRVSSFLDIYIERDRKEGVLTEEQAQELIDHFVMKLRIVKFLRTPEYNDLFSGDPTWVTESIGGMGLNGVTRVTRSSFRFLHTLYNLGPAPEPNLTVLWSTALPEKFKQYCAKVSIETSAIQYENDDLMRPYYGDDYGIACCVSAMRIGKQMQFFGARANLAKALLYAINGGVDEKLGTQAGPAYKPIQADVLDYDEVMESYDRMLEWLAQLYINTLNIIHYMHDKYCYERLEMALHDREVFRTMACGIAGLSVVADSLSAIKHALVRPIRNEQGIAVDFEIEGEYPQYGNNDPRVDRIATELVERFMRKLQKHPTYREATATMSVLTITSNVVYGQKTGSTPDGRKAGEPFAPGANPMHGRDRKGALASLNSVAKLPYEYSLDGISNTFSIVPKALGKEPQARIRNLTALLDGYMSRNAHHLNVNVFDREQLIDAMEHPENYPQLTIRVSGYAVNFIKLTREQQLDVIHRTFHGMM; encoded by the coding sequence ATGAGCAAAGAGAAACAAGGCAGACGGAATCCATGGGAAGGCTTCGCGTCCGGGAAATGGATGGAGCGCATCGATGCAGCCGACTTCATAGAGAAGAACCTGACTCCTTATTACGGGGACGAATCGTTTCTAGCCGGACCAACTGCCTCTACGAACAAGCTATGGGAGATAGTCCGTGAGCTGACACGCAGGGAACGGGAGAACGGCGGTGTTCTGAATGTAGATACCGCCACACCTTCAACCATAACTGCTTTCAAGCCCGGATATCTCGATAAGTCCTTGGAGCAAATAGTCGGACTGCAGACGGATGAACCGTTCAAGCGGGCTGTTCAGCCCTACGGCGGCATACGGATGGTGGTGGATGCCGCAGAGGCTTACGGCTTTCCCATTCCCGAGGACTTGGTCAGGCTGTTCACCGACATTCGCAAGACGCACAACCAGGGCGTATTTGACGCCTACACGGAAGAAATGCGCATAGCGCGCAAAGCGGGCATTATCACGGGCTTGCCCGACGCTTACGGGCGCGGCCGCATCATTGGCGACTACAGACGGGTGGCGCTCTATGGCATAGATCGGCTGATTGAAGCGAAGCTTCAGGACTTGCAGCAGCTCGAGAGCGGAGCGATGACAGAGGCGCTTATTCGTTTGCGAGAAGAGCACAGCGAGCAAATTCGCGCGCTGCGGGAATTGAAGGAGATGGCATTAGGGTACGGCTACGATCTGTCCGGACCGGCGACGAATGCAAAAGAGGCGATTCAGTGGCTGTACTTTGCTTACTTGGGTGCGATCAAGGAACAGAATGGCGCGGCCATGAGTCTGGGCAGAGTGTCCAGCTTCCTGGACATCTATATCGAGCGGGACAGGAAGGAAGGCGTGCTGACTGAGGAGCAGGCGCAGGAACTGATAGATCATTTCGTTATGAAGCTGCGCATTGTGAAGTTTCTGCGGACGCCAGAATACAACGACCTGTTCAGCGGCGATCCTACTTGGGTGACCGAATCGATTGGCGGAATGGGCCTGAATGGGGTCACGAGGGTGACCCGCAGCTCCTTTCGGTTTCTTCACACCTTGTATAACTTGGGACCTGCTCCGGAACCTAACCTGACGGTGCTGTGGTCCACCGCTTTGCCCGAAAAATTCAAACAGTACTGCGCCAAGGTTTCGATTGAAACAAGTGCCATCCAATATGAAAATGATGATCTGATGCGGCCATATTATGGCGATGATTACGGCATTGCCTGCTGTGTGTCGGCGATGCGGATCGGCAAGCAAATGCAGTTTTTTGGCGCAAGGGCCAATTTGGCCAAAGCGCTGCTGTATGCGATTAATGGCGGCGTGGACGAGAAGCTTGGCACACAGGCAGGGCCTGCTTACAAGCCCATACAGGCCGACGTGCTCGATTACGACGAAGTGATGGAAAGCTATGACCGGATGCTGGAATGGCTGGCGCAGCTGTATATCAACACATTGAATATCATTCACTATATGCATGACAAGTACTGCTATGAGCGCTTGGAGATGGCGCTTCATGATCGGGAGGTGTTCCGCACGATGGCATGCGGCATTGCCGGCCTGTCTGTTGTCGCGGATTCCTTAAGCGCGATCAAGCATGCGTTGGTCAGACCGATACGCAATGAACAGGGAATTGCTGTCGATTTCGAGATTGAAGGGGAATATCCGCAATATGGCAATAACGATCCGCGCGTCGATCGGATTGCAACCGAGCTAGTCGAGCGGTTTATGCGCAAATTGCAGAAGCACCCGACTTATCGGGAAGCGACAGCAACGATGTCCGTCCTGACCATTACGTCGAATGTGGTGTATGGCCAAAAAACAGGTTCTACGCCGGATGGCCGGAAAGCTGGCGAGCCGTTCGCCCCTGGCGCCAACCCGATGCATGGGCGGGACCGCAAGGGGGCGCTTGCTTCGTTGAATTCTGTGGCGAAGCTGCCGTACGAATATAGCTTGGACGGCATCTCCAACACATTTTCCATTGTGCCCAAGGCGCTTGGCAAGGAGCCGCAAGCGCGCATTCGCAATTTGACAGCGCTGCTGGATGGCTATATGTCCCGGAACGCGCATCATCTTAACGTCAACGTCTTCGACCGCGAGCAGCTGATCGATGCGATGGAGCATCCGGAGAACTATCCGCAGCTGACGATACGCGTTTCCGGTTATGCCGTCAACTTTATCAAGCTGACACGGGAACAGCAGCTCGATGTGATCCATCGCACGTTCCACGGCATGATGTAA
- the pflA gene encoding pyruvate formate-lyase-activating protein, translated as MIGHIHSMETFGTVDGPGIRFVLFMQGCALQCRYCHNPDTWSKTGGQSMTVQEVLAEIEPYLAYYKLSGGGLTVSGGEPTLQAAFVAELFRQAKERWDLHTALDTSGYCEPELARDLLAHTDLVLLDVKQMDREKHRQLTSQSHDRIFRFAQELKASRKSVWIRHVLVPGWTDEEQHLRLLGQFIERMEIVEKVEVLPYHRMGVYKWKQLGLPYTLEDVEPPAEEDIERACRFISRGRDEAGDPQDPKCRKNKCE; from the coding sequence ATGATCGGACATATTCATTCGATGGAGACCTTCGGAACAGTAGATGGACCAGGCATTCGCTTCGTCCTGTTCATGCAAGGCTGTGCGCTGCAATGCAGGTATTGCCACAACCCGGATACGTGGAGCAAGACGGGCGGGCAAAGCATGACCGTGCAGGAGGTGCTGGCGGAGATAGAGCCGTATCTAGCTTACTACAAGTTATCGGGGGGAGGACTGACTGTAAGCGGGGGCGAGCCAACCTTGCAGGCTGCCTTTGTAGCCGAGCTGTTCAGGCAGGCGAAGGAGCGCTGGGATTTGCACACGGCCCTCGATACGTCGGGCTACTGCGAGCCGGAGCTTGCACGAGACCTGCTGGCGCATACTGATTTGGTGCTGCTGGATGTGAAGCAGATGGATCGGGAGAAGCATCGGCAGTTGACGAGCCAGTCGCATGATCGGATTTTCCGCTTCGCTCAGGAGCTGAAAGCGAGCAGGAAGTCGGTTTGGATCAGACACGTGCTAGTGCCTGGCTGGACCGACGAGGAACAGCATTTGCGATTGCTCGGGCAATTTATAGAGAGAATGGAGATCGTGGAAAAGGTAGAAGTGCTCCCCTATCATCGCATGGGCGTATATAAATGGAAGCAGCTTGGATTGCCATATACTTTGGAAGACGTGGAGCCCCCCGCGGAGGAGGACATAGAGCGAGCTTGCCGGTTCATTTCCCGGGGGAGGGATGAAGCGGGCGATCCGCAGGACCCAAAATGCCGGAAGAACAAGTGCGAATGA